In Aureibaculum algae, the following are encoded in one genomic region:
- the mutY gene encoding A/G-specific adenine glycosylase, whose amino-acid sequence MDFSKILTKWYLQNKRDLPWRNTVNPYYIWLSEIILQQTRVNQGLAYYEKFIVAFPTVFDLAKADENTILNLWQGLGYYSRARNLHFSAKYIVNERDGKFPATFKDLLKLKGVGDYTASAIASICYNEPCAVVDGNVYRVLARYYGIDIPINSTEGIKLFKKLAQDLIDTNDPATFNQAIMEFGAMQCKPKNPDCSICPFQNSCIAKEEKMVEILPIKDKKIKVTKRFFNYLVLISPMDRTLLNQRKQKGIWRNLYQFPLIETSKEIDISELIKMDELHKITNASNNDITLFNKKPIIHKLSHQHLSVNFWVINSDKEMENSISISDFDKYPVPILIHNFAEAYF is encoded by the coding sequence CGTAATACCGTTAATCCATATTACATATGGCTGTCCGAAATCATACTACAACAGACTAGAGTTAACCAAGGATTAGCCTATTATGAAAAATTTATTGTGGCATTTCCTACTGTTTTTGATCTCGCAAAAGCAGATGAAAACACTATACTTAATTTATGGCAGGGCTTAGGATACTATTCAAGAGCTAGAAACCTACATTTTTCAGCAAAATATATAGTCAATGAGCGAGATGGAAAATTTCCCGCTACCTTTAAGGATCTTTTGAAATTAAAAGGTGTTGGCGATTACACCGCATCAGCAATAGCATCAATTTGCTACAATGAACCATGTGCAGTAGTTGACGGCAATGTTTATAGAGTATTAGCACGTTATTACGGTATTGACATACCTATCAATAGTACTGAAGGCATTAAACTATTTAAAAAATTAGCACAAGATCTAATAGACACAAATGATCCAGCTACATTTAATCAGGCAATTATGGAGTTTGGAGCCATGCAATGCAAACCAAAAAATCCTGATTGCTCCATTTGTCCTTTTCAAAATTCTTGCATAGCCAAAGAAGAAAAAATGGTTGAGATTCTTCCTATTAAGGATAAAAAAATAAAAGTTACCAAAAGATTTTTCAACTACTTAGTATTAATAAGCCCTATGGACAGGACATTATTAAACCAAAGAAAACAAAAGGGTATTTGGAGAAACCTTTATCAATTTCCATTAATAGAGACCTCTAAAGAAATTGACATTAGTGAACTAATCAAAATGGATGAACTTCATAAAATAACCAATGCAAGTAACAACGATATCACATTATTTAACAAGAAACCTATTATTCATAAATTATCTCATCAACACTTATCGGTAAATTTCTGGGTAATAAATTCAGATAAAGAAATGGAAAATAGTATTTCTATTAGCGACTTTGATAAGTACCCTGTACCTATTCTAATTCACAATTTTGCAGAAGCCTATTTTTAA
- a CDS encoding single-stranded DNA-binding protein, producing MAGTLNKVMLIGHLGDEIKMHFFEGGNSIGRFPVATNETYTNRQTGERVTTTEWHNVVVRNKLAEICEKYLSKGDKVYVEGRIKTRQWDDQSGNKRYSTEIHAVEMTFLTTKKDLDNSSSKPPVNQTTKPKSDETPQETDDDLPF from the coding sequence ATGGCAGGTACACTAAATAAAGTAATGTTGATTGGACATTTGGGAGATGAGATAAAAATGCACTTTTTTGAAGGTGGCAACTCTATTGGCAGGTTTCCTGTTGCTACAAATGAGACCTATACAAATAGACAAACTGGTGAGCGAGTAACAACTACAGAATGGCACAACGTTGTGGTTAGAAACAAATTAGCTGAAATATGTGAAAAATATTTGAGTAAAGGCGATAAAGTATATGTAGAAGGACGAATTAAAACCCGTCAATGGGATGACCAAAGTGGAAATAAAAGATACTCAACTGAAATTCATGCTGTAGAAATGACATTTTTAACTACTAAAAAAGATTTAGATAATAGCTCTTCTAAACCACCGGTCAATCAAACCACAAAACCAAAAAGTGATGAAACTCCTCAAGAAACTGATGATGATTTACCATTTTAA